One genomic segment of Brassica napus cultivar Da-Ae chromosome A3, Da-Ae, whole genome shotgun sequence includes these proteins:
- the LOC106422566 gene encoding 60S ribosomal protein L31-1-like — protein MEKGKGRKEEIVTREYTINLYRRLHSCTFKKKAPNAIKEIRKFALKAMGTKDVRVDVKLNKQIWSRGIRGPPRRVRVHVARKRNDDEDAKEEFYSLVTVAEIPAEGLSGLGTKVIDEDE, from the exons ATGGAGAAAGGCAAGGGAAGAAAGGAGGAGATTGTTACCAGGGAGTACACTATCAACCTCTACAGGCGCCTGCATAGTTG CACCTTCAAGAAGAAGGCACCCAATGCCATCAAAGAGATTAGGAAGTTTGCGTTGAAAGCAATGGGAACAAAGGACGTTAGAGTGGATGTTAAGCTGAACAAGCAGATATGGAGCAGAGGAATCCGTGGTCCTCCTAGGAGAGTCAGAGTTCATGTTGCACGTAAGAGAAATGATGATGAAGACGCCAAGGAGGAGTTTTACTCTCTTGTCACTGTCGCTGAGATTCCTGCTGAAGGATTGTCTGGTCTGGGCACCAAGGTCATCGATGAAGACGAGTGA